In Engraulis encrasicolus isolate BLACKSEA-1 chromosome 24, IST_EnEncr_1.0, whole genome shotgun sequence, a single genomic region encodes these proteins:
- the p4ha1b gene encoding prolyl 4-hydroxylase subunit alpha-1b isoform X1: MGRLSNLLILSCFFPTLMAHNDFYTSIGQMTDLLYIEKDLVTSLKDYIKAEENKLEQVKKWADKLDTLTATATQDPEGFLGHPVNAFKLMKRLNTEWGDLESMVLKDTTDGFISNLTVQRQFFPTDEDQTGAAKALLRLQDTYMLDANTISVGNLPGVIHKSPMTVEDCYELGKIAYTDADYYHTELWMAQALRQLDEGEESTIDKITVIDYLSYAIYQQGELERALELTKRLLALDPTHQRANGNLKYFEFQMEKQRKAEEAQKSSQGQKLNGTEKREAQRKRSRDPLPERKVYEKLCRGEGIKMTPRRQSRLFCRYYDNDHNPQYLLSPVKQEDEWDRPYIVRYHDIISDSEIAKVKELAKPRLRRATISNPITGVLETAHYRISKSAWLTAYEHPIIERINQRIEDLTGLEMDTAEELQVANYGVGGQYEPHFDFGRKDEPDAFKELGTGNRIATWLFYMSDVAAGGATVFPDVGAAVWPRKGSAVFWYNLFPSGEGDYSTRHAACPVLVGNKWVSNKWIHERGQEWRRPCALEEEAS, from the exons ATGGGGCGGCTAAGTAATCTATTGATTTTGAGTTGCTTCTTTCCCACTTTGATGGCTCACAATGACTTCTACACTTCCATCG GTCAGATGACAGACTTGCTCTACATAGAGAAGGACTTAGTGACGTCACTCAAGGACTACATCAAGGCAGAGGAAAACAAACTTGAGCAAGTCAAAAA GTGGGCTGATAAGCTGGACACCTTGACAGCCACTGCCACGCAGGACCCCGAGGGCTTCCTAGGCCACCCCGTCAACGCCTTCAAGCTGATGAAGCGGCTCAACACCGAGTGGGGAGACCTGGAGAGCATGGTCCTCAAGGACACCACCGACG GGTTCATCTCCAACCTGACCGTCCAGAGACAGTTCTTCCCTACAGATGAGGACCAGACTGGAGCTGCCAAGGCTCTCCTCAGGCTGCAGGACACTTACATGCTGGACGCCAACACCATCTCCGTCGGGAACCTGCCTG GCGTGATCCACAAGAGCCCCATGACGGTGGAGGACTGCTACGAGCTGGGGAAGATCGCCTACACTGACGCAGACTACTACCACACAGAGCTGTGGATGGCCCAGGCCCTGAGGCAGCTGGACGAGGGAGAGGAGTCCACCATCGACAAGATCACCGTCATCGACTACCTCAGCTACGCCATCTACCAGCAAGGGGAGCTGGAGAGGGCTCTGGAGCTTACCAAGAGACTCCTCGCACTGG ACCCCACGCACCAGCGCGCCAATGGCAACCTGAAGTACTTTGAGTTCCAGATGGAGAAACAGAGGAAGGCGGAGGAGGCCCAGAAGTCCAGCCAGGGCCAGAAGCTGAACGGCACGGAGAAGAGGGAGGCGCAGAGGAAGCGCTCCAGGGACCCCCTGCCCGAGAGGAAAGTCTACGAGAAGCTTTGCAGAGGAGAGGGCATCAAAATG ACCCCTCGTCGACAGAGCCGGCTGTTTTGCCGCTACTATGACAACGACCATAACCCCCAGTACCTGCTGTCCCCCGTGAAGCAGGAGGACGAGTGGGACCGGCCATACATTGTGCGTTACCATGACATCATCTCTGACAGTGAGATCGCCAAAGTCAAGGAGCTGGCTAAGCCCAGG TTACGCAGGGCCACCATCTCCAACCCCATCACAGGTGTGCTGGAGACGGCCCACTACAGGATCAGCAAGAG TGCCTGGTTGACAGCCTATGAGCATCCTATCATTGAGAGGATAAACCAGCGTATTGAGGACCTGACTGGCCTGGAGATGGACACCGCTGAGGAACTGCAG GTGGCAAATTATGGAGTCGGTGGCCAGTATGAGCCTCACTTTGACTTTGGCAGG AAAGATGAACCTGATGCCTTTAAAGAGTTGGGGACAGGCAATCGCATTGCCACCTGGTTATTTTAT ATGAGTGATGTTGCAGCAGGGGGCGCCACAGTGTTCCCAGATGTAGGAGCTGCTGTGTGGCCCAGAAAG GGGTCAGCGGTGTTCTGGTATAACCTGTTCCCCAGTGGGGAGGGCGACTACAGCACTCGGCACGCAGCCTGCCCTGTGCTGGTGGGAAACAAATGGG TATCAAACAAATGGATCCATGAAAGAGGGCAGGAGTGGAGACGACCCTGTGCCCTGGAAGAGGAAGCATCGTGA
- the LOC134441056 gene encoding serine/threonine/tyrosine-interacting-like protein 1: protein MGIVLARVDKSRIVPSILPRRAVSSSEHAALCRTVNGTTPNCSNSNTIAPFITTESTCEEGLLVPATPERANIEKDHVTPQQVYNLLNAEAGHPALHDPNYILILDCRSAERYKQSHLVTARASVTVMHPELGCLISCVQLQEFSIILLYGEEDHCPVSSEAGGRDSLPLQRCFFQLSHLGMDPIILQGGYSAFHSLYPFLCTPRMILLEPERHALTIYPSEILEGALYQGSAAQAADYRIIENLHITHVVNATAETPDAFPSVLHYLRLPLVDDTQQDLAEALPAASRFISAALRGSPGASGGVVVPVGGRVLVHCSMGRSRSSVVTLAFLMEQRCWSLRHAFRWLKDRRACTAPNVGFLRQLSDYEELLFGQRLTSLDDIRL, encoded by the exons ATGGGCATAGTGCTGGCCAG AGTGGATAAAAGCAGAATTGTACCTTCAATACTACCGAGGAGAGCCGTGTCATCATCAGAGCATGCTGCCCTCTGCAGGACGGTAAATGGAACCACACCTAATTGTTCAAACAGCAACACCATTGCTCCCTTCATCACAACAGAAAGCACATGTGAAG AGGGACTCCTGGTCCCCGCCACTCCAGAGAGAGCAAACATTGAGAAGGACCACGTCACTCCCCAGCAAGTGTACAATCTCCTGAACGCAGAGGCGGGACACCCCGCCCTGCACGACCCAAACTACATCCTCATTCTGGACTGCCGCAGCGCAGAGAG GTATAAGCAGAGTCACTTGGTGACAGCCAGGGCGAGTGTGACGGTCATGCATCCTGAGCTGGGTTGCTTGATCAGCTGTGTGCAGCTTCAGGAGTTTTCCATTATCCTGCTCTACGGCGAGGAAGACCACTGCCCAG TGAGCAGTGAGGCGGGTGGGAGAGACTCCCTGCCCCTCCAGCGCTGCTTCTTCCAGCTGAGCCACCTAGGCATGGACCCCATCATCCTGCAGGGCGGCTACTCGGCCTTCCACTCCCTCTACCCTTTCCTGTGCACCCCGCGCATGATCCTGCTGGAGCCCGAGCGCCACGCACTCACCATCTACCCCTCCGAGATCCTGGAGGGGGCACTCTACCAGGGCTCGGCGGCGCAGGCGGCCGACTACCGCATCATCGAGAACCTGCACATCACTCACGTGGTCAACGCcacggccgagacccccgacgccTTCCCCAGCGTGCTGCACTACCTGCGGCTGCCGCTGGTGGACGACACCCAGCAGGACCTGGCGGAGGCCCTGCCCGCCGCCTCCAGGTTCATCTCGGCGGCGCTGCGGGGGAGCCCCGGGGCTtcagggggggtggtggtgccgGTGGGCGGCCGCGTGCTGGTCCACTGCAGCATGGGACGCAGCCGCAGCTCGGTGGTGACGCTGGCCTTCCTCATGGAGCAGCGCTGCTGGTCGTTGCGCCACGCCTTCCGCTGGCTCAAGGACAGGCGGGCGTGCACGGCCCCCAACGTGGGCTTCTTGCGGCAACTGTCCGACTACGAGGAGCTGCTTTTTGGGCAGAGGCTGACCTCGCTGGACGACATACGCCTGTGA
- the p4ha1b gene encoding prolyl 4-hydroxylase subunit alpha-1b isoform X2 translates to MGRLSNLLILSCFFPTLMAHNDFYTSIGQMTDLLYIEKDLVTSLKDYIKAEENKLEQVKKWADKLDTLTATATQDPEGFLGHPVNAFKLMKRLNTEWGDLESMVLKDTTDGFISNLTVQRQFFPTDEDQTGAAKALLRLQDTYMLDANTISVGNLPGVIHKSPMTVEDCYELGKIAYTDADYYHTELWMAQALRQLDEGEESTIDKITVIDYLSYAIYQQGELERALELTKRLLALDPTHQRANGNLKYFEFQMEKQRKAEEAQKSSQGQKLNGTEKREAQRKRSRDPLPERKVYEKLCRGEGIKMTPRRQSRLFCRYYDNDHNPQYLLSPVKQEDEWDRPYIVRYHDIISDSEIAKVKELAKPRLRRATVHDPQTGKLTTAQYRVSKSAWLTAYEHPIIERINQRIEDLTGLEMDTAEELQVANYGVGGQYEPHFDFGRKDEPDAFKELGTGNRIATWLFYMSDVAAGGATVFPDVGAAVWPRKGSAVFWYNLFPSGEGDYSTRHAACPVLVGNKWVSNKWIHERGQEWRRPCALEEEAS, encoded by the exons ATGGGGCGGCTAAGTAATCTATTGATTTTGAGTTGCTTCTTTCCCACTTTGATGGCTCACAATGACTTCTACACTTCCATCG GTCAGATGACAGACTTGCTCTACATAGAGAAGGACTTAGTGACGTCACTCAAGGACTACATCAAGGCAGAGGAAAACAAACTTGAGCAAGTCAAAAA GTGGGCTGATAAGCTGGACACCTTGACAGCCACTGCCACGCAGGACCCCGAGGGCTTCCTAGGCCACCCCGTCAACGCCTTCAAGCTGATGAAGCGGCTCAACACCGAGTGGGGAGACCTGGAGAGCATGGTCCTCAAGGACACCACCGACG GGTTCATCTCCAACCTGACCGTCCAGAGACAGTTCTTCCCTACAGATGAGGACCAGACTGGAGCTGCCAAGGCTCTCCTCAGGCTGCAGGACACTTACATGCTGGACGCCAACACCATCTCCGTCGGGAACCTGCCTG GCGTGATCCACAAGAGCCCCATGACGGTGGAGGACTGCTACGAGCTGGGGAAGATCGCCTACACTGACGCAGACTACTACCACACAGAGCTGTGGATGGCCCAGGCCCTGAGGCAGCTGGACGAGGGAGAGGAGTCCACCATCGACAAGATCACCGTCATCGACTACCTCAGCTACGCCATCTACCAGCAAGGGGAGCTGGAGAGGGCTCTGGAGCTTACCAAGAGACTCCTCGCACTGG ACCCCACGCACCAGCGCGCCAATGGCAACCTGAAGTACTTTGAGTTCCAGATGGAGAAACAGAGGAAGGCGGAGGAGGCCCAGAAGTCCAGCCAGGGCCAGAAGCTGAACGGCACGGAGAAGAGGGAGGCGCAGAGGAAGCGCTCCAGGGACCCCCTGCCCGAGAGGAAAGTCTACGAGAAGCTTTGCAGAGGAGAGGGCATCAAAATG ACCCCTCGTCGACAGAGCCGGCTGTTTTGCCGCTACTATGACAACGACCATAACCCCCAGTACCTGCTGTCCCCCGTGAAGCAGGAGGACGAGTGGGACCGGCCATACATTGTGCGTTACCATGACATCATCTCTGACAGTGAGATCGCCAAAGTCAAGGAGCTGGCTAAGCCCAGG CTAAGGCGTGCTACGGTACACGACCCTCAAACGGGGAAACTCACCACCGCCCAGTACAGAGTCTCCAAGAG TGCCTGGTTGACAGCCTATGAGCATCCTATCATTGAGAGGATAAACCAGCGTATTGAGGACCTGACTGGCCTGGAGATGGACACCGCTGAGGAACTGCAG GTGGCAAATTATGGAGTCGGTGGCCAGTATGAGCCTCACTTTGACTTTGGCAGG AAAGATGAACCTGATGCCTTTAAAGAGTTGGGGACAGGCAATCGCATTGCCACCTGGTTATTTTAT ATGAGTGATGTTGCAGCAGGGGGCGCCACAGTGTTCCCAGATGTAGGAGCTGCTGTGTGGCCCAGAAAG GGGTCAGCGGTGTTCTGGTATAACCTGTTCCCCAGTGGGGAGGGCGACTACAGCACTCGGCACGCAGCCTGCCCTGTGCTGGTGGGAAACAAATGGG TATCAAACAAATGGATCCATGAAAGAGGGCAGGAGTGGAGACGACCCTGTGCCCTGGAAGAGGAAGCATCGTGA